In Alkalihalobacillus sp. TS-13, the following are encoded in one genomic region:
- a CDS encoding STAS/SEC14 domain-containing protein: protein MFEILPSQDPNTVALEVHGKAREEDANKLDQYVESNFENNEDFNVIAIFDELDGTTFKGLVEGMKFDTKRWDQFNKLAVVSEKSSIEKFTKLGDHLPGITSKHFDKSEQEEAWKWLKQ, encoded by the coding sequence ATGTTCGAAATCCTTCCGAGTCAAGATCCGAATACAGTTGCTTTGGAAGTTCACGGGAAAGCCAGAGAAGAGGATGCAAATAAGCTTGATCAGTATGTAGAATCCAATTTTGAGAATAACGAAGATTTCAATGTCATTGCAATCTTTGATGAGTTGGATGGTACAACGTTCAAAGGTCTCGTTGAAGGGATGAAGTTTGATACGAAACGTTGGGATCAGTTCAATAAGCTTGCGGTTGTCAGTGAGAAATCTTCCATTGAGAAATTTACTAAACTGGGTGATCACTTGCCTGGTATCACTTCGAAACACTTTGATAAAAGCGAGCAAGAAGAAGCGTGGAAGTGGCTCAAACAGTAA
- a CDS encoding YqjF family protein — protein MELLQRTSHRPTPLPDSKWLMTQRWDHLLFMHFPVSRDLIQEHIPSPLELDTFDGEAWVSIIPFKVNAMRLRRLPKIPFFHSYLELNVRTYVKHQGVPGVYFFSLDANLLPFVLGSRALSLPYFQAKMSMSVQNGAIAYSSIRNGKTRGIFQATYRATSKPFTPATGTLTDWFLERYILWTIKGKTVLQGDIHHEKWQVSEAEVDIKKVELPPFQTGTPLYLHYALSRRVLLWPLHPIKSATSKH, from the coding sequence ATGGAATTACTTCAAAGAACTAGTCATCGGCCAACACCTCTTCCAGATTCCAAATGGTTGATGACACAACGTTGGGACCATTTGCTGTTCATGCATTTCCCTGTATCAAGAGACCTGATCCAAGAGCATATCCCGTCTCCATTGGAGTTGGATACATTTGATGGAGAGGCATGGGTCAGTATCATTCCTTTCAAGGTAAACGCTATGCGTTTGAGAAGGCTTCCGAAGATACCCTTCTTTCATTCTTATTTGGAGTTGAATGTCAGAACTTATGTAAAGCATCAAGGGGTCCCCGGAGTCTATTTTTTCAGCCTGGACGCGAACCTGCTCCCTTTCGTGCTTGGATCAAGAGCGTTATCTTTGCCTTATTTCCAAGCGAAAATGTCCATGTCTGTTCAAAACGGCGCAATCGCCTACTCTAGTATCCGAAACGGTAAAACGAGGGGCATCTTCCAAGCAACTTATCGGGCGACCTCAAAACCATTCACCCCTGCAACAGGAACTCTTACCGATTGGTTCCTCGAAAGGTACATTTTATGGACTATAAAAGGCAAAACAGTGTTACAAGGAGATATCCATCACGAAAAATGGCAAGTTAGTGAGGCAGAAGTGGACATAAAAAAGGTGGAGCTGCCCCCCTTTCAAACCGGCACCCCGCTTTACCTGCACTATGCTTTATCCCGCCGTGTATTGTTGTGGCCGTTGCACCCCATAAAATCCGCCACGTCAAAACATTAG
- a CDS encoding Beta-galactosidase C-terminal domain — protein sequence MIQVRKTEKAFSPYAKQEVLDLGEEVFALKRIGEGDSVYFVVNLNSEKTTVNAGVHGTDLLSGEPVDGILKLGPYEFVWIKE from the coding sequence ATGATCCAGGTGCGGAAAACGGAAAAAGCCTTCTCGCCATATGCAAAGCAAGAAGTGCTTGATCTTGGAGAAGAAGTTTTTGCTTTAAAACGTATTGGTGAAGGTGACAGCGTCTATTTTGTCGTGAACCTAAACAGTGAGAAAACGACTGTTAACGCAGGTGTTCACGGAACCGATCTGTTGAGCGGAGAACCAGTTGACGGAATCCTGAAGCTTGGACCGTATGAATTCGTTTGGATAAAAGAATAA
- a CDS encoding APC family permease: MDGQNKMKRVLSQWDVLVLAIGAMLGWGWVVLSGEWITSAGSMGAVLAFAIGGVLVIFVGLTYSELASAMPEVGGEHAYVHRALGKKASFIASWAITLGYVSVVTFEAVALPTVVDYILPEYQAGYLWTIAGWDVYLTWVLIGMAGSIFITLINYFGVKPAVLVQMVLTILIVGIGLMLIFGSAVGGSTANLDPYFLGGAGGVMTVLIMVPFLFVGFDVIPQVAEEVNLPFKQIGKVLIFSVGCAVVFYMLIALGVGLSLDKTALGNTELATADAMAAAFGSQTFGNILILGGVAGIITSWNAFIIGGSRVVFAMAKSGMLPGWFGFLHPKYKTPSNAILAIGGLAVLAPLLGRPALVWIVDAGGLGIVVAYFMVALAFLVLRKREPGMDRPFRAGKGNAVGWIALVLSVGFISLYMPGMPAALVWPAEWIMIAVWFLIGAYYFLQMNKGKYEEKAQPDEKLEVKM, translated from the coding sequence ATGGATGGACAAAACAAGATGAAACGAGTGCTTTCACAGTGGGATGTTCTCGTACTCGCAATTGGTGCGATGCTCGGGTGGGGCTGGGTCGTCCTATCTGGGGAGTGGATCACTTCGGCTGGATCGATGGGGGCAGTCCTTGCCTTTGCAATCGGTGGCGTGTTAGTCATTTTTGTCGGGCTTACGTATTCGGAACTCGCCTCCGCCATGCCGGAAGTCGGGGGAGAGCATGCCTATGTCCATAGGGCATTAGGGAAGAAGGCGTCATTCATCGCTTCCTGGGCGATCACGTTAGGCTATGTCTCCGTCGTTACCTTCGAGGCTGTCGCCTTGCCAACGGTCGTTGATTATATCCTCCCAGAATATCAAGCTGGTTATCTATGGACGATTGCTGGCTGGGACGTCTATCTGACCTGGGTGCTGATCGGAATGGCAGGCTCGATTTTCATCACGCTTATCAATTATTTCGGGGTAAAACCAGCTGTTTTGGTACAAATGGTTTTGACGATCCTCATTGTCGGAATCGGTCTCATGCTCATTTTCGGATCTGCGGTCGGAGGCAGTACCGCAAACCTGGATCCATATTTTCTTGGTGGAGCAGGAGGCGTGATGACCGTCCTGATCATGGTTCCTTTTTTGTTCGTCGGATTTGATGTCATTCCTCAGGTTGCAGAAGAAGTGAACCTGCCATTCAAACAAATCGGTAAAGTGCTCATTTTTTCAGTTGGATGTGCGGTCGTCTTTTATATGTTGATCGCGTTAGGTGTGGGCCTGTCACTCGATAAAACGGCTCTAGGGAACACCGAACTTGCCACAGCGGACGCGATGGCAGCAGCGTTCGGTTCGCAAACCTTCGGGAACATCTTGATTTTAGGTGGAGTAGCGGGGATCATCACGAGCTGGAATGCTTTCATCATCGGTGGAAGCCGTGTCGTGTTTGCGATGGCGAAATCCGGAATGCTCCCTGGGTGGTTCGGGTTCTTGCATCCAAAGTACAAGACGCCATCCAATGCGATTTTGGCGATTGGCGGACTGGCAGTACTTGCACCATTACTCGGCCGACCAGCGTTGGTTTGGATTGTTGATGCAGGAGGACTTGGCATCGTCGTCGCTTATTTCATGGTTGCACTGGCATTCCTTGTTTTACGTAAGAGAGAACCTGGAATGGATAGACCGTTCAGGGCAGGGAAAGGAAATGCTGTGGGCTGGATCGCACTTGTTTTGAGTGTTGGATTCATCAGCCTTTATATGCCAGGGATGCCAGCAGCACTCGTATGGCCCGCCGAATGGATCATGATAGCAGTCTGGTTCCTGATCGGCGCCTATTACTTCTTGCAAATGAACAAAGGAAAGTATGAAGAAAAAGCACAACCGGATGAAAAGTTGGAAGTGAAGATGTAA
- a CDS encoding MBL fold metallo-hydrolase, protein MNRVCAKDVYIMTEEIQDNGRTVHSIKVPTSSDLASFNFYLVEEEGQLSLIDAGINSGKCWEAFTHLLNCKGFSFEDLERIIITHNHEDHVGLVDRIVAKRNIPVYVPDKSIHRLKRDKDFFRMRIEFFARLYKEMGCGEAGEKQIRKLEDAFENHDKKRIQADLTPIDHETIAGLELIPTPGHSPDHLVFLDREREWLFGGDLLIDHISSNALVEPDREGVRIKTVLELEKSLKKLRSYNVQVVFPGHGELIENPKDLIEVRLDGIKRKADKVLDHVKNGVETASELAQTMYRGKYESQFSLVMSEIIGHLDYLEGHEKVTKEIRDGVWWYRAI, encoded by the coding sequence ATGAATAGAGTATGTGCTAAGGATGTGTACATAATGACAGAAGAAATTCAAGATAACGGCCGGACCGTGCACTCGATCAAGGTTCCGACTAGTTCTGACCTAGCTTCCTTCAATTTTTACTTGGTAGAAGAAGAGGGGCAACTGTCGCTGATCGACGCCGGAATCAATAGCGGAAAGTGCTGGGAAGCTTTCACTCACTTGTTGAACTGTAAGGGTTTTTCATTTGAGGATTTGGAGCGGATCATCATCACTCATAATCATGAGGACCATGTCGGGTTGGTGGATCGAATTGTGGCTAAGCGGAATATTCCAGTGTATGTTCCTGATAAGTCTATTCATCGTTTAAAAAGAGACAAGGACTTTTTCCGCATGAGAATTGAGTTTTTTGCGCGTTTATATAAGGAGATGGGATGCGGCGAGGCTGGAGAGAAACAGATCCGAAAGTTAGAAGATGCCTTCGAGAATCATGATAAAAAGAGGATCCAAGCTGACCTGACGCCTATTGATCATGAGACGATTGCAGGGCTGGAGCTGATCCCTACACCAGGGCATTCGCCGGACCATTTGGTTTTCCTGGATCGGGAGCGTGAATGGTTGTTTGGCGGGGATCTTTTGATTGACCATATTTCAAGTAACGCCCTTGTTGAGCCTGACCGTGAAGGGGTGCGCATAAAAACAGTACTGGAACTTGAAAAGTCGTTAAAAAAATTGCGCTCCTACAATGTGCAGGTCGTTTTTCCGGGACACGGTGAACTGATCGAAAACCCTAAAGATCTGATTGAGGTCAGGCTGGACGGAATAAAAAGAAAAGCCGACAAGGTGCTAGACCATGTAAAAAATGGAGTCGAGACTGCGAGCGAACTCGCCCAAACGATGTACCGGGGTAAATACGAAAGCCAATTCTCACTTGTCATGTCTGAAATCATCGGGCATCTGGATTATCTTGAAGGACACGAGAAAGTGACGAAAGAAATCCGGGATGGAGTCTGGTGGTATCGAGCGATTTAA
- a CDS encoding M14 family metallopeptidase codes for MRETEVYFKKTYEESREAFRDHLDKIREKWPKAELSTEAIGAEEDNTIDMIYSDARKSNDQVLFFTAGVHGIEGYAGAGMIHLFVEEYLDRVDPETTGICFVHAVNPWGVRNFRRVTENNVDMNRNCVYGDVRKDVNKNYAKESEIFLPNGKITEIEKEKQELYAQLSEGSMNEGYSGIKSAKSMGQFQFEKGVYFGGNSEEPSTTYLKKLQKKLLSDYDRVIHMDWHTALGPTNEITMVNSEVDSRNEEELKSFYKLENIKKFSPEDVKGDTTNHFHELKQEEFPDTYLFSALFEFGTFGADKEAELREFTTIILENQLYWNGAEKEEDRKWVLAETQNMFYPEEQEWRESVIKEGRLGIENILGQEGILK; via the coding sequence ATGAGAGAAACTGAAGTTTATTTTAAAAAAACGTATGAAGAGTCTCGTGAAGCGTTCCGGGACCATCTAGATAAAATCCGCGAGAAGTGGCCGAAAGCGGAGTTGTCTACTGAAGCAATTGGAGCGGAAGAAGACAATACGATCGATATGATCTATTCAGATGCTCGCAAATCCAATGACCAGGTTCTCTTTTTCACGGCGGGAGTGCATGGAATCGAAGGTTACGCCGGAGCTGGGATGATCCATCTGTTCGTTGAGGAGTACCTCGATCGTGTCGACCCTGAAACGACGGGGATCTGTTTTGTGCACGCTGTGAACCCTTGGGGGGTGCGGAATTTCCGCCGTGTCACTGAAAACAACGTCGATATGAATCGGAACTGCGTGTACGGGGACGTTCGGAAAGATGTGAATAAGAATTACGCGAAAGAAAGTGAGATTTTCCTACCGAATGGAAAAATCACTGAAATTGAAAAAGAGAAGCAGGAACTGTATGCCCAGCTGAGTGAAGGCTCGATGAATGAAGGATACAGCGGAATCAAAAGTGCGAAAAGTATGGGGCAGTTCCAGTTCGAGAAAGGGGTCTATTTTGGCGGTAATTCAGAAGAACCGTCCACGACTTACTTGAAGAAACTGCAAAAGAAACTATTATCCGATTATGATCGCGTCATCCATATGGATTGGCACACTGCGCTCGGCCCGACGAATGAAATCACGATGGTGAATTCAGAAGTTGATTCCCGTAATGAGGAGGAATTGAAGTCCTTTTACAAGCTGGAAAACATCAAGAAATTCTCACCAGAAGATGTGAAGGGAGACACAACGAACCATTTCCATGAACTGAAACAAGAGGAATTTCCGGACACGTATCTTTTCTCAGCACTTTTCGAATTCGGGACATTCGGGGCAGATAAGGAAGCTGAACTGCGCGAATTCACGACGATCATTTTAGAGAATCAGTTGTATTGGAACGGTGCGGAAAAGGAAGAAGACCGCAAATGGGTCCTCGCTGAAACCCAAAACATGTTCTACCCAGAGGAACAAGAATGGCGAGAATCGGTCATAAAAGAAGGACGCCTGGGAATCGAGAATATCCTTGGTCAAGAAGGGATCTTAAAATGA
- a CDS encoding FAD-dependent oxidoreductase, whose translation MRLPSDSQSLWRDFQLESFPPLEEDLTSEVTVVGAGITGITTAYLLVKQGYDVVLLDAGQIVSGATGYTTAKISAQHGLVYDQLIKTIGEEKAKLYYEANQDALKMIDDIRKKHEIDCDFSYQDAFVYGESEQSKKKIEKEAKAYEKLGIDGSLSDDVDLPFQVSAAVKMNDQAQFHPVKYLAAIVAYLKEKNVRIYENTRAVDIKKGQKPEVIAENGYSITSNHVVIASHFPFKDFEGVYFARLHVERSYSLAIRTDSKIPEGVYLNADQPKRSIRHAVDPSGEKVLLVGGESHTSGQIDDTLACYEDLRSFAEEHFGVTEIPRRWSAQDMTTLDKVPYIGPITEKNPNIHVATGFTKWGMTLGTGSAKLISDLIGEKDNRYAELFKPSRFNAKSDVKNFAVENADVAKEFVKGKLDLRTKDIGELEHDEGAVVKVNGKRAGCYKDSAGKTTLVDTTCTHMGCELNWNNGERSWDCPCHGSRFNTDGKVIEGPATKPLKKLS comes from the coding sequence ATGAGGTTGCCTAGCGATTCGCAGTCATTGTGGCGGGACTTTCAACTGGAGTCCTTTCCGCCACTTGAGGAAGATTTGACGTCGGAAGTGACAGTGGTCGGTGCTGGTATCACCGGAATAACAACAGCCTACTTATTGGTAAAACAGGGGTATGACGTTGTGTTGTTGGATGCCGGGCAAATTGTTTCGGGTGCAACAGGCTATACGACGGCAAAAATATCGGCACAGCACGGTCTCGTTTACGACCAACTAATCAAGACGATTGGAGAAGAAAAGGCAAAGCTCTATTATGAAGCCAATCAAGATGCCTTGAAGATGATTGATGATATACGGAAAAAGCATGAAATTGATTGTGATTTCAGCTATCAGGATGCGTTTGTGTATGGGGAGTCTGAACAGTCGAAGAAAAAGATCGAGAAGGAAGCAAAGGCGTACGAGAAACTCGGAATCGATGGAAGCTTGAGCGATGACGTCGATCTTCCTTTTCAGGTATCTGCTGCTGTTAAAATGAATGATCAAGCGCAATTCCACCCGGTCAAATACCTGGCTGCTATAGTAGCGTATTTAAAAGAGAAAAATGTGCGGATTTACGAGAACACGAGAGCGGTTGATATTAAGAAGGGTCAGAAACCTGAAGTCATCGCAGAAAATGGATACTCGATCACTTCGAATCATGTTGTGATTGCTTCGCATTTTCCTTTTAAAGATTTCGAGGGGGTGTATTTTGCGAGGCTCCATGTCGAGCGTTCCTATTCACTTGCGATCAGAACCGATTCAAAGATTCCAGAGGGGGTGTACCTGAATGCGGATCAGCCGAAACGTTCGATTCGCCATGCGGTTGATCCTTCTGGAGAGAAAGTGCTGCTCGTCGGAGGCGAAAGCCATACGAGCGGGCAAATCGATGATACGTTAGCCTGTTATGAAGATTTACGATCCTTTGCCGAGGAGCACTTTGGAGTTACTGAAATTCCCCGTCGTTGGTCTGCCCAGGATATGACAACCCTCGATAAGGTTCCTTATATCGGACCGATTACGGAGAAAAATCCGAACATTCATGTTGCGACTGGTTTTACAAAATGGGGGATGACCCTCGGAACGGGGTCTGCTAAGTTGATCAGTGACTTGATTGGTGAGAAGGACAACCGTTATGCCGAACTTTTTAAGCCTTCCCGGTTCAATGCTAAATCTGATGTTAAAAATTTCGCAGTTGAAAATGCTGATGTTGCAAAAGAATTCGTGAAAGGAAAGCTGGATCTCAGAACTAAAGATATTGGAGAGTTGGAGCATGATGAAGGTGCTGTCGTCAAAGTGAATGGGAAACGGGCGGGATGTTATAAGGATTCGGCAGGGAAAACAACCCTTGTCGACACTACCTGTACCCATATGGGATGTGAACTGAACTGGAATAATGGTGAGAGGTCTTGGGACTGTCCTTGTCATGGCTCTCGATTCAATACCGACGGCAAAGTTATCGAAGGACCCGCCACTAAACCCTTGAAAAAGCTATCCTGA
- a CDS encoding YndM family protein, producing MDHVKALAIKAGITLPLVYLILGLGFGISIMNVVILTVVLGGVSYIIGDLVILPKFTNMKATMADLGLTFIFVWAVGIVLTGLQAGTMAVAAAITASVIALGEHFFHFYILRKELGATKHLKAQHTH from the coding sequence ATGGACCATGTAAAAGCACTCGCGATCAAAGCAGGCATAACACTTCCGCTAGTGTATCTGATTCTCGGATTAGGGTTCGGCATCTCCATAATGAACGTGGTGATTCTTACTGTCGTTCTAGGAGGCGTTTCCTATATCATCGGAGACCTCGTTATCCTGCCGAAATTCACTAACATGAAAGCAACGATGGCAGATTTAGGTCTCACATTTATTTTTGTCTGGGCAGTGGGTATTGTCCTGACAGGCTTACAAGCAGGTACAATGGCGGTGGCAGCAGCAATAACCGCATCAGTCATCGCACTCGGTGAACACTTCTTCCATTTTTATATATTACGAAAAGAATTAGGTGCGACAAAACATCTGAAAGCGCAGCACACCCATTAA